A segment of the Streptomyces sp. ITFR-21 genome:
CTTGTCCTGGACGAGCACCGCGGCGCGCGCCGCGGCCAGCGGCAGGGCGTCCAGCGCCTGTCCGCCGAGCAGCGCCGACACCTCACCGGCCACCGCGTCGGGGCTGTGCCCGCCGAGCCGGTCGGCCAGCAGCCCGGCCGCGTCCGGGTCGCCGCACACCACCGCCGTGAACAGCCCGGCCGGCGCCCGCAGCCCCGTGGCGGGGTCGTACAGCTCCCCGGCGAGCTCCCCGGCGGACTCGGCGGGGGGTGCCGGGCCCGCCGGCGCGGCCGGCCCCGGGCGGGCCAGGGCCAGCACCCGGGCGGCGCGTCCGGCCGACGGCCGGGAGAAGGACCAGGCCATGGCGATCTCCTCGAAGTTCTGCAGCGGGACCATCAGGAAGACCACCGAGCCGTACACCGTGACCAGTTCGCCCACCGAGATCCGGCCCTCCAGCGCGAGGCGGGCCCCGTACCAGGCCACCGCCACCAGCAGCAGGCCCGGCAGCACCACCTGGACGGCCGAGATCAGCGCCCACATCCGGGCGCTGTGCACGGCCGCGGCGCGTAGCTGCTGGGATGCGCGGCGGTACCGGTCGAGGAACAGTTCCTCGCCGCCGATGCCGCGCAGTACCCGCAGCCCCGCCACCGTGTCCGCCGCCAGCTCGGTGGCCCGGCCGGCCTTCTCCCGCTGGAGGTCGGCCCGCCGGGTCGCGGCCGGCAGCAGCGGCAGCACCGCGACGGCCAGAACGGGCACGGCCGCGGCCACGATCACCCCGAGCGCCGGCCGGTACACCAACAGCGCGATCGCCAGGCCGACGGTGGCCACCAGCGCCGAGGTGAAGCGGGCCAGCGCCTCCACGAACCAGCCGATCTTCTCCACGTCGCCGGTGCTGACCGCCACCACCTCGCCCGCCGCGACCCGCCGGGTCAGCACCGAGCCCAGTTCGACGGTCCTGCCGATCAGCAGCTGCTGGACCCGGGTGGCAGCGGCGATCCAGTTGGTGACCGCGCTGCGGTGCAGCATCGTGTCGCCCAGCGCGGTCAGCAGCCCGAGCGCCAGCATCATCGCGCCGGACAGCGCCAGCCGGTCGCCGGAGCGGTCCACGACGGCCTGTAC
Coding sequences within it:
- a CDS encoding ABC transporter ATP-binding protein; the protein is MPSLRSLPSADPGVPDARSGFRFLLWLELRQWRGQLVAAAWGTLDMAAVASFPAAVGTAVQAVVDRSGDRLALSGAMMLALGLLTALGDTMLHRSAVTNWIAAATRVQQLLIGRTVELGSVLTRRVAAGEVVAVSTGDVEKIGWFVEALARFTSALVATVGLAIALLVYRPALGVIVAAAVPVLAVAVLPLLPAATRRADLQREKAGRATELAADTVAGLRVLRGIGGEELFLDRYRRASQQLRAAAVHSARMWALISAVQVVLPGLLLVAVAWYGARLALEGRISVGELVTVYGSVVFLMVPLQNFEEIAMAWSFSRPSAGRAARVLALARPGPAAPAGPAPPAESAGELAGELYDPATGLRAPAGLFTAVVCGDPDAAGLLADRLGGHSPDAVAGEVSALLGGQALDALPLAAARAAVLVQDKDPVLLSGTLAELLDVPSSGRVGAAQALAAAQCGDVLDALAQSTAGTGAHRGDPMRARITERGRSLSGGQRQRLALARSLVADPQVLVLDEPTSAVDAHTEARIAASLKEIRGGRTTVVLTSSPLVLDRADRVVFVDEGTATAAGRHHDLLRTDPRYRAVVTREDQDGGAGREGGERRKGTPGVRAPEHEATARPQDSAVPPVPPVPPVPPEPPVPPEPPESPESPESPVPPVPMEESA